The Streptomyces sp. NBC_00483 genome contains the following window.
CGCAGCGGTCAATCAGCTGCGTTTAGAGGACCGCTGCATGTGCCAACCGGATCATGTCCTCGGGCACCAGCACCTAGCTTTCCATATGGGCAGTTGCCTGTCCTTCCGCAGTGCCGGACGGCCCGTGTCGCCCGTGACGCTGCGGCCGGCGTCCCGGGTTCCCGGACCCCGTACCCGGGACTTCGCGCTGAAGTGGCGTTGCTGCCTACGGTCCTGATGGGGACTCAGGACCGTAGGCGAGGACGGCCGGACAGGATCAAGGTCGGCGTTTGTGCGTCGGATCGTCGGGAAGGCGAGTCAGCCACACCCCCGATGGGCGCACGCGCCGAAGGAGAAACTGTCTATGCCGCAGCGCGAACCGGTCACCAGGAACCCCGACAAGGGCTACGTAGCCCTCCTCGGCTGGAGTCTCAACGCGGTGGAAGCTCTCGACCGGTTCGATCGGAGATACGTCGTGGTGGCCCCGGAGTGGGCCGAGGAGTACTGCGTCGAGCACGACATCCCGTACGTGCCGTGGAATTTCGAGCGGCTCAACGACCGCTCCGTGGAGATCGCCGAGACGCTGCAGAACGAGGGCGTCGACGTCGCGATCCCGCTGTACGAGGAAACAGTTGAGTGGGCGGGGGCGATCAACTCCGTTCTGTTGGGCAATCCGCGGCTGTACGGGCAGGCCATGCTGCTGCGGGACAAGGCGCTGATGAAGCGTCGCGCCCAACTCGGCGGCATCCGGGTCGGCATCTTCGAGGAGGCGCACGACCGGGACGACGTGACCCGCTTCCTCAAGCGCGTCAACCAGACCCTGCTCAAGCTGGACGGCGACCCGAACGACCCGATCCACCTCAAGGCGTTCGACAAGGCGGGATGCCTCGGGCACCGCGTCATCCGCACCCCCGACGAGGTCGACACGATTCCGGACGAGGAGTTTCCCGTCCTCATGGAATCCCACCTCGACGGCTGGGAGTTCGCGGTCGAGGCGTGGGTACACAACGGGAAGATCAAGTTCCTCAACATCTCCGAATACGTCACGCTGGGATATTCGGTGTTCGTTCCGGCGACCCCGGAACTGGAGCGCTACCGCCCGCAGATCACGGCGCAGATCGAGAAGCTCATCAAGACGTTCGACATCGAGTTCGGCTTCGTGCACCCGGAGTATTTCGTCACCAGTGACGGCGAGATGTACTTCGGCGAGGTCGCCTACCGGCCGCCGGGCTTCAAGGTGTTCGAGCTGCTTGAGCGGGCATACGGCTTCAACGCGTACCAGGCGCTGGTGCTGGCCTTCGACCCGAAGACGACCGAGGAGGAGATCGACGCCTTCTTCCCGCGCGAGGTCGTCGACGCGTCCGGAGTCGCCGGCTGCTTCGGTGTCTACCCGCGGCGCCGCGTCGTCAGCGACCTGGAGATCCCGGAGGTGACCGAGGACGACGACTACTACGAGTCGCACGACCTCTCGACGCCGCTCGAAGAGACCGTCACCAAGAGGACCGCGTTCGGAACCCATTGGGGCCTGGTGTACTTCTTCGGTGAAGACCCCTACCGAATGCGCGACCTGTTGAAGAAGCAGGAAGAGCTCGACTTCTACGTCTGACGACCGTCCTGACGACCGTGTGGACGCAGGAGGCCAACCCGAGGGAAACCCTTTGAAACCGACCGTCGACGCCAACGGTGGGGCCACGACGCTGGAGAAGCGCGCGGCCTCACTCGACGACGCCATCCAGGCCATGGCCGAAACCCGCGACTTCGGCAAGTACACGAAGCTGCGGCGGGTCCTGGAAGCACTGCGGCGGGTGCTCGTACAGCCGGGCGGCGCCGCGGCGGTCCAGGCCAGGGCGCAGGCACTTGAGGAAGCCGGCCTCTTCCAGGGGACGGACTGGGCGACACCGGAGATCCTGATTCCGGCGCTGGTGGGCCCGGGTCTGTACAGCGGAGACGCGGACACCGTCGTCATGGAGGCGACCAGTGAGCTGCGGATGCTCGCCGTCGCCCGCGGTGACTTCGAGCACCCGACGTTGCCCGCCGAGGACGCCCGCCAGTTCCTGTCCCAAGTGCTGGGGGCGAACCTGGAGTTGTTGTTCAACCCGCCCACTGAGGCGGAGCGGATCCAGCAGGGCAGGACCGCACAACTCGTCCGGGACCTGTTCCGCCACCTCGCCGACGAGATCGGGTACGACACCGTCCTGGACAAGCTGGTGGACGAGATCTGGCGGATCCTGCGCCAGCGTCCGATCCAGGTCGAGGCGGCGCAGTCCCTGATCACCCGGATCTCGATCTACCGCAACGACCCGGACGTCGCTCTCGGCGTGTCGTCGGGGCAGGGCATCGACCGGCTCATCTCCAGCCTGTTCGGGACCACAGAGGCGTGCCGGGAGGACCCGGGCCTCGACGTCTTCCGCTCCCGCCTCGAGGCGATGGACGCCGTCGGCCTGCAGTACGAGGCGACGGGGTTCGCGCGGGCGATGCACGACACCGGCCTGGTGTCGCCCTACCACGCGGAACTGCTCCGGTTCCTCCTGAGCGAGAGCGAGCACCTCTACCTCGTCGGGGAGGCGCTCGGCCTCTCCGACACCGGCCGGAACTGCCTGATGCGCTACAGCCAGTTGGTGCACCGGCTGATCGAGGTGGCCGTGCACCCACAGACCGCGCAATGCGTCTACGGCCTCGCGCTGCTGCTCGACCGCGGCATCCTGTACGAGCCGCCGGTGGTGCCCGCGCTGTGGCGCCAACTGGCGCTCGAACTCTCCCCGGTCGCGCACGAGCGGCTGACGACCGTCTTCGGCGACACGCCGGGGCCGCGGGCGCGCCTGGTCGCGGGGGTGCTCTCGGTGCTTGGCCTGCCGCTCGGCGTCGGCCAGGGCGACAACCCCACCTGCCAGTCGGCCCGCGCGCTGTCGATGTGGGCCTACAACGACCCGGACTACCTGCTGCAAGTGGTGGTCTGGGCCGCCCGCGACGACGAGATCCTCATGCACTTCGAGGGGCAGCCGATCTCGTCGAAGGACAGCGGGACCGGAGTCGCGAGCACGCTGCCGACGGACCTGGACCCCGTGTCGCTGCTCGTGGTGCCCCACCTGGACCGGATCTACGCCGAGATGGGGCGGCGCTGCGTCGAGCGGCCGGGGGACCCGCACCGGTGGGTCAACCCCGAGTTCCACGGCTGGTGGACGGCCCGCGGGTTCCACATCAACGTCGACGTCGCGACCGGCAACCTGGTCGAACTCGACGAGTTCCTAAGGCAGTTCCACGCCAGCTACCACCCGTTCTACAACGGTGAGCAGCCACTGATCCATCCGCAGCCCGCCGGTGTCGCCGTCACCGACAGCGCGGCCCGCTACGTCGGCTGGCACGCGATCACGATCCTGCGGGTCGCGCCGGACCCGCAGGACGTCATGCGGGTGTACTTCTACAACCCGAACAACGACAGCGGCCAGGACTGGGGCGACGGCGTCGTCGTCTCCACCGCGGGCAACGGCGAGCGGTTCGGCGAGGGCTCACTGCCGTTCGACCAGTTCGCCTCGCGGCTGTACATCTTCCACGCCGACCCGCTGGAGCACGGCGAACCGGAGCGGGTGCCCGCCGAGGACGTCACGCGCATCATCGGCTACATCGAGCGCAGTTGGGGCAACGACCGGCTGCCCGCAGGGATGCTGCAGGCCGTCGAGGGACCCGTCACGACGCCCGTGGTGGCGCCGTGGACCCCCGAGGGGTGAGCGAAGGCGTCGGTACGGGGCCCGGTTTCGCCGGGTTGCCCGCGATGATGTCGAAGAGGACGCGGGTGACCTGGGCCCCGAAGCTGTGCACGTCGTGGCTCATCGCGGAGAGCGTGGGGTGGGTCAGGCGGCAGAGCTGGGAGTCGTCCCAGGCAAGCAGCGAGAGGTCGTCGGGCACCGCCACCCCCATCTCCGCGGCGACCCCGAGCCCGGCCACCGCCATGATGTCGTTGTCGTAGACGATCGCGGTCGGCCGGTCGGGGCGGAGCAGGAGCGAGCGCGTGGCCCGGGCCCCCTCCTCGTCCGCGAAGCCGGTGTTGAGGTGCAGGTCGGTGTCGAGACCGAGCCCGCGCAGCGTCGACTGGAACGCCTCCTCGCGGATCGCGCTGTGCCCGAGGTCGGCCGGGCCGCCGACGCGGGCGATCCTGCGGTGACCGAGCGCCGCGAGGTAGCGGACCGCCTCCGTCATCGCGGTGGCGTCGTCGGTCCACACGGAGGGCAGGCCGCCCGTGAGGTCCGGGTGGCCGACCGCGACGGCCGGGAGCCCGAGCCGGGAGAGCGGTTCGATGCGCGGGTCGTCCTGGTGGAAGTCGACCAGCACACTGCCGCCGATCTGGCGTTCGCGCCACCACGTCTGCTGGAGGGCGATCTCCTCGTCGAGGCTGCTGACCAGGCGTAGGAGCAGCGAACAGGAGTGTTCCGCGAGGACGCTCTCGATGCCGGAGATGAACTCCATGTAGAAGGGTTCGAGGCCGAGCAGCCGGGCCGGGCGGCACAGGGCGAGGCCGATCGTGTCCGTGGTGCGCCGGGAGAGGCTGCGCGCCGAGGAGTTCGGCGCCCAGCCCAGCTCCCGTGCCGCGGCGAAGATCCGCTCGCGGGTGGCATCGGAGAGCCCGGGCTTCTGGTTGAACGCGATCGACACCGCGCCCTTGGACACCCCGGCGGCGGCCGCGACGTCCTTGATGGTGACGTTGCGGATCGGGGCGGTCATGCCGGTTCCACGCAGAAGAGGGCGGAACGGATCGCGTTGGCTCCCGCGCCTCGCGCGCCGGTGAGGCGGATCCGGGCCCGCTCGCCGGGCAGCAGCGTGACCAGTCCGCGGTCGGCGGTCGCGTGCGGGGAGACACGGTCGGGCTGGAGCAGCAGGTCGCGTACGAGGGTCTGGGCGGTCACCACGACGTCGACTGTATCCGGGTCCCCGCCGACGGTCTCGGTCACGACCGTGAAGCGGGGCTCGGGGTAGCCGAACTCCTTGTCCCGTACGGGGAAGTGGAGCGCGCGCGAGCCCTCCGCGTCCGCGACCAGGAACTCCTTGGCCGAACCTGCGGCGGGCACGAGTTCGCCCGGCACCGGCACCCGCAGCGTCTCGCGAGCGCCCGCGGTCGCCCGCAGCCGGGTCTGCCCGGCCACGGTCCCGTCGGCGCGCATCAGGCGCAGGGTGACGGTGGTGTCCCACGGTGCGGCGCCCAGGTTGGAGAGCACCAACTCCGGTGTATCTGTGGCTGGTTGCAGTGTCAGGAGTCGGTCGGCGTAGACGCGGCGCAGTTCGTGGTGGAGGGGCTTGAGGCGGCCGTCGCCGTCGATGGCGGACCAGGAGCTGACCGGCCAGCAGTCGTTGAGCTGCCACACGATGGTGCCGGCGCAGCGCGGCCAGTTGGCGCGCCAGTGCTCGATGCCGGTGGCGACGGCGCGGGCCTGGACGACCTGGGTGAGGTAGTGCCAGCGGTCGAAGTCGCCCTCGGGAGCGGCGAAGTGGCGTTCCAGGCCGCGCTGAAGCTTGCCGCTGCCGTCCTCGGCCTTCTGGTGGTGGAGCATGCCGGGGGAGTCGGGGGCGAGCTTCTCGCCGGGCAGGGCGCGGCGCAGCGTGGCCAGCGCGGGCGGTGCCTGCCAGCCGAACTCGGCGACGAAGCGCGGGACTTCGGACCGGTACTCGGTGTAGTCGAGCCGGTTCCACACCTCCCAGGAGTGGAATGTGCCGTGGTCGGGGTCGTTGGGGTGGTGGTCCCAGGAGCCGGACCAGGGGCTGCCGGCGGTGTAGGGGCGGGTGGGATCCAACTCGGCGACCACGCGCGGGAGTATGCCGAGGTAGTAGCCCTCGCCCCACGAGTCCCCTGCGAGTTCGTCCTCCCAGCCCCAGTCGCGAAAGCCCCACAGGTTCTCGTTGTTGCCGTTCCACAGGACGAGGCTGGGGTGGGGCATGAGGCGCACGACGTTCTCGCGGGCCTCGGCCTCCACCTCGCCGCGCAGCGGCTGCTCCTCCGGGTAGGCGGAGCAGGCGAAGGGGAAGTCCTGCCAGACCATGAGGCCGAGCTCGTCGCAGGCGTCGTAGAAGGCGTCGTCCTCGTAGATGCCGCCGCCCCAGATGCGTACGAGGTCGACGTTGGCATCGGCGGCCTGGGTGAGGCGGGTGCGGTAGCGCTCGGGGGTGATGCGGGAGGGCAGGACGTCGTCGGGGATCCAGTTGATGCCGCGTGCGAAGATGCGGATGCCGTTGACGACGAAGGTGAAGCCGGTGCCGTGTTCGTCGGCGCCGCGGTCGATCTCGACGGTGCGGAAGCCGACTCGGTGCTGCCAGGTGTCCAGCGCCCGGTCGCCTTCGAGGAGCGACAACTCGACGTCGTACAGCGGCTGTTCGCCGTATCCGCGTGGCCACCAGAGGTGTGCGTCGGGGACGTCCAGGGAGAGTGTGGCTGCGTCGCCCTCGAAGGTCGCGTGCGTCTCGATGCCCGCCACCGAGGCCCGTGCCGCCAGCGGACGCCCGGCGCCCTGCGAGGTGCGCTCGACCTCAACCCGCAGCTCGACACGGCCCGTTGAGCCGTCGACCGTCACCAGCGGCCGTACTCGTGCGAAGCGTGCGGTCGACCAGCGCTCGATCCGGACCGGGCGCCACAGGCCCGCCGTCACCACGGTGGGCCCCCAGTCCCAGCCGAAGGAGCAGGCCATCTTGCGGATGTACTGGGACGGCGCCGGATAGACGTTGGGGCGATCCCCGGTCAACT
Protein-coding sequences here:
- a CDS encoding ATP-grasp domain-containing protein, yielding MPQREPVTRNPDKGYVALLGWSLNAVEALDRFDRRYVVVAPEWAEEYCVEHDIPYVPWNFERLNDRSVEIAETLQNEGVDVAIPLYEETVEWAGAINSVLLGNPRLYGQAMLLRDKALMKRRAQLGGIRVGIFEEAHDRDDVTRFLKRVNQTLLKLDGDPNDPIHLKAFDKAGCLGHRVIRTPDEVDTIPDEEFPVLMESHLDGWEFAVEAWVHNGKIKFLNISEYVTLGYSVFVPATPELERYRPQITAQIEKLIKTFDIEFGFVHPEYFVTSDGEMYFGEVAYRPPGFKVFELLERAYGFNAYQALVLAFDPKTTEEEIDAFFPREVVDASGVAGCFGVYPRRRVVSDLEIPEVTEDDDYYESHDLSTPLEETVTKRTAFGTHWGLVYFFGEDPYRMRDLLKKQEELDFYV
- a CDS encoding glycoside hydrolase family 2 protein; this translates as MKDAVQLGEGWSLDHDGTGVPARVPGCVHTDLLAAGLIPDPFLGTNEHEIEWVGRRSWTYTRTLEAGQGPHERTDLVLDGIDTAARITLGGKPLARTRNMHRSYRFDVTGRSGELRVEFASAYEEAATVRELTGDRPNVYPAPSQYIRKMACSFGWDWGPTVVTAGLWRPVRIERWSTARFARVRPLVTVDGSTGRVELRVEVERTSQGAGRPLAARASVAGIETHATFEGDAATLSLDVPDAHLWWPRGYGEQPLYDVELSLLEGDRALDTWQHRVGFRTVEIDRGADEHGTGFTFVVNGIRIFARGINWIPDDVLPSRITPERYRTRLTQAADANVDLVRIWGGGIYEDDAFYDACDELGLMVWQDFPFACSAYPEEQPLRGEVEAEARENVVRLMPHPSLVLWNGNNENLWGFRDWGWEDELAGDSWGEGYYLGILPRVVAELDPTRPYTAGSPWSGSWDHHPNDPDHGTFHSWEVWNRLDYTEYRSEVPRFVAEFGWQAPPALATLRRALPGEKLAPDSPGMLHHQKAEDGSGKLQRGLERHFAAPEGDFDRWHYLTQVVQARAVATGIEHWRANWPRCAGTIVWQLNDCWPVSSWSAIDGDGRLKPLHHELRRVYADRLLTLQPATDTPELVLSNLGAAPWDTTVTLRLMRADGTVAGQTRLRATAGARETLRVPVPGELVPAAGSAKEFLVADAEGSRALHFPVRDKEFGYPEPRFTVVTETVGGDPDTVDVVVTAQTLVRDLLLQPDRVSPHATADRGLVTLLPGERARIRLTGARGAGANAIRSALFCVEPA
- a CDS encoding LacI family DNA-binding transcriptional regulator, coding for MTAPIRNVTIKDVAAAAGVSKGAVSIAFNQKPGLSDATRERIFAAARELGWAPNSSARSLSRRTTDTIGLALCRPARLLGLEPFYMEFISGIESVLAEHSCSLLLRLVSSLDEEIALQQTWWRERQIGGSVLVDFHQDDPRIEPLSRLGLPAVAVGHPDLTGGLPSVWTDDATAMTEAVRYLAALGHRRIARVGGPADLGHSAIREEAFQSTLRGLGLDTDLHLNTGFADEEGARATRSLLLRPDRPTAIVYDNDIMAVAGLGVAAEMGVAVPDDLSLLAWDDSQLCRLTHPTLSAMSHDVHSFGAQVTRVLFDIIAGNPAKPGPVPTPSLTPRGSTAPPRAS